From one Anabas testudineus chromosome 21, fAnaTes1.2, whole genome shotgun sequence genomic stretch:
- the fkbp7 gene encoding peptidyl-prolyl cis-trans isomerase FKBP7, which translates to MHSGMMWKLVSCTLFLFISSQLRSWSVWATADELDSEVKIEVVFKPEQCSPKSKRGDLVNVHYDGFLAKDGSQFYCSRSDKAGHPQWFVLGVGQVIKGLDIGMMDMCPGEKRKITVPPELAFGEKGKHPVPPNATVIFEVELYSVSRGPRTMEAFGNMDLDKDRILTKAEVKEYLKLEFEKGGKPRDDPFYEKIIEDIFRKNDKDRDGLISANEYNIYKHDEL; encoded by the exons ATGCACAGCGGCATGATGTGGAAGTTAGTGAGCTGCACGCTGTTCCTCTTTATCTCTTCACAGCTCAGGTCGTGGTCCGTTTGGGCCACGGCGGATGAGCTGGACTCCGAGGTGAAGATTGAAGTTGTGTTTAAGCCCGAGCAGTGCTCTCCAAAAAGCAAAAGAGGAGACCTGGTCAATGTTCATTACGATGGCTTCCTCGCCAAAGATGGTTCCCAGTTCTACTGCAG ccGATCAGACAAAGCTGGACACCCTCAGTGGTTTGTGCTGGGCGTGGGACAAGTCATCAAAGGCCTTGATATTGGGATGATGGACATGTGTCCTGGAGAGAAACGAAAAATAACCGTTCCTCCTGAACTGGCATTTGGAGAAAAGGGCAAAC ATCCAGTTCCACCCAACGCTACAGTGATTTTTGAGGTGGAGCTCTACTCTGTGTCCAGGGGACCACGCACCATGGAGGCTTTCGGAAACATGGACTTAGACAAAGACAGAATTCTCACAAAGGCTGAG gtAAAAGAATATTTGAAACTGGAGTTTGAAAAAGGAGGGAAGCCACGTGACGACCCTTTCTATGAGAAGATTATCGAAGATATATTCCGCAAGAATGACAAGGACAGAGATGGACTGATCAGTGCCAACGAGTATAATATCTATAAACACGATGAGCTTTAG
- the osgepl1 gene encoding probable tRNA N6-adenosine threonylcarbamoyltransferase, mitochondrial, whose protein sequence is MTMFPSKVKFLQRLLQFRHTFFSSPVFGKPFCSRLVLGIETSCDDTGAAVLDEKGAILGESLHSQKEVHLRTGGIIPTVAQRLHRENIERVVQEALERSGVEPSQLSAVATTVKPGLALSLGIGLEFSQRFVRQHNKPFIPIHHMEAHALTVRMLHPVTFPFLVLLISGGHSLLAVARGVDDFLLLGHNLDEAPGDTLDKVARRLSLIKHPQCTTLSGGQAIELLAKDGDRKRFPFKTPMGQTPDCCFSFAGLRNQVTMTIMKQEAEEGVEQGTLLSCVNDIAAAAQHTVAAHLAKRTHRAILFCKANGLLPSSNPTLVLSGGVASNLYIRKALTIISETTGLHLLCPPAKFCTDNGVMIAWNGVERLREGKGILSPNVDICYEPKAPLGVDMTAEVKAAAIKLPSVRMKISS, encoded by the exons ATGACCATGTTTCCCTCCAAAGTAAAGTTCCTGCAGAGGCTGCTGCAGTtcagacacacatttttcagCTCTCCTGTATTTGGAAAACCCTTCTGCTCCAGACTGGTTTTGGGCATTGAAACAAGCTGTGATGACACTGGAGCTGCTGTCCTGGACGAGAAAGGTGCAATACTGGGAGAGTCTCTTCATTCGCAAAAAGAAGTGCATCTTAG GACTGGTGGCATCATCCCCACAGTGGCACAGCGCctccacagagaaaacataGAGCGAGTGGTCCAGGAGGCTCTGGAGAGAAGTGGCGTGGAACCAAGCCAGCTCTCGGCTGTAGCCACCACTGTGAAGCCGGGCTTGGCCCTGAGCTTGGGCATCGGTCTCGAGTTCAGTCAGAGGTTTGTGAGGCAACACAACAAGCCATTCATCCCCATCCACCACATGGAAGCTCACGCCCTGACTGTCAGGATGCTTCATCCTGTCACCTTCCCCTTCCTGGTCCTGCTCATTTCTGGTGGCCACTCACTTCTCGCTGTGGCTCGAGGAGTTGACGACTTTCTGCTTCTGGGTCACAATCTAGATGAAGCTCCAGGGGATACGCTGGATAAA GTGGCGAGGCGTTTGTCTCTCATAAAACACCCACAGTGCACCACACTGAGTGGAGGACAAGCTATAGAGCTTCTGGCAAAGGATGGCGACAGGAAGAGATTCCCTTTCAAGACACCTATGGGGCAAACTCCGGactgttgcttttcttttgcagGACTACGAAACCAAGTTACAATGACGATAATGAAACAAGAGGCAGAGGAAG gtGTAGAACAGGGGACACTGTTGTCATGTGTGAATGACATTGCAGCAGCCGCTCAGCACACTGTGGCCGCTCACCTGGCAAAGCGCACACACCGTGCCATCCTGTTCTGTAAAGCAAATGGCCTGCTGCCATCAAGCAATCCCACATTG GTGCTGTCTGGAGGAGTTGCAAGCAACCTGTACATTCGAAAGGCTTTGACCATTATCAGTGAGACAACAGGACTGCACCTGCTCTGTCCTCCAGCCAAATTCTGCACTGACAATGGAGTGATGATTGCATG gaaCGGTGTTGAACGCCTGAGAGAAGGGAAAGGGATACTGTCTCCAAACGTGGACATCTGCTATGAGCCAAA GGCACCTCTGGGTGTTGACATGACAGCTGAGGTGAAGGCAGCAGCGATCAAGCTGCCTTCAGTCAGGATGAAGATCTCCAGCTGA
- the alkbh6 gene encoding alpha-ketoglutarate-dependent dioxygenase alkB homolog 6, translating to MEQPTSILEELKQFVIHDAQPTVYYIPDFISEDEETYLLQEVYKSPKTKWTQLSGRRLQNWGGLPHPKGMLPEKIPDWLSTYCEKISSLGAFSGKTANHVLVNEYKQGEGIMPHEDGPLYHPTVTTVSLGSHTLLDFYRPVGSLEGDAPQTEENRYLFSLLVRPRSLLILQDEMYQSLLHGIQACGQDNLTDKVVNLPAARARPGEMLIRDTRVSLTIRHVPRVMKTKLVLGRK from the coding sequence ATGGAACAGCCAACTAGTATTTTGGAGGAACTGAAGCAATTTGTCATACATGATGCTCAACCGACAGTCTATTACATCCCTGATTTCATATCAGAAGATGAGGAGACCTACCTACTGCAAGAGGTCTATAAGTCTCCAAAAACTAAATGGACTCAGCTGTCAGGCCGACGGCTTCAGAACTGGGGAGGGCTCCCACACCCCAAGGGCATGCTGCCAGAGAAGATTCCTGACTGGCTGTCGACGTACTGTGAGAAAATTTCCTCTCTTGGTGCATTCAGTGGGAAAACAGCCAACCATGTGTTGGTGAATGAGTACAAACAAGGAGAAGGGATTATGCCTCACGAAGACGGCCCTCTGTACCACCCCACAGTCACCACTGTCAGCCTGGGCTCTCACACCCTCCTGGACTTCTACAGACCTGTGGGCAGCTTGGAAGGTGACGCCCCGCAGACAGAGGAGAACCGCtacctgttttctctgctggtgaGGCCTCGCAGCCTTCTGATCCTGCAGGATGAAATGTACCAGAGCCTCCTTCACGGCATCCAGGCATGTGGCCAGGACAACCTGACGGACAAGGTGGTGAACCTGCCAGCTGCCAGGGCCCGGCCAGGAGAGATGCTGATACGGGACACCAGAGTATCACTGACTATACGACATGTGCCCCGAGTCATGAAGACAAAGCTTGTActtggaagaaaataa
- the adat3 gene encoding probable inactive tRNA-specific adenosine deaminase-like protein 3: protein MEPQTKRWKGSVCDTDSWVPYPVLSDEQSQEVGLIEAFAAPILDKKETSRLVRELNSVYPLSGLQHIKRVRVCQKEGSPHPLEVLVCRVSDAPDMKVISIDSLLPSDGVRCNGLGEPFVVKVPARPPLTRPQFELASKHWPTSFHEDKQVTVALRGELFSPPQKAAMHAYMMSAVAAARAAKKMGMEPVGAVVVDPSTERIIAVGHDCRADHPLHHAVMVCIDLVARSQGGGCYSFDRYPACLTSLTSDAFHNEPDTDASSQPYICTGYDLYVTREPCVMCAMALVHSRIGRVFYGNTAADGALGTKFRVHSQKDLNHHFEVYRGILSKQCEDLNVPTAT from the coding sequence ATGGAGCCGCAGACGAAACGCTGGAAAGGCTCAGTGTGCGACACTGACTCCTGGGTTCCTTATCCTGTACTTTCAGACGAGCAGTCACAAGAAGTCGGGCTGATCGAGGCGTTCGCTGCGCCTATCCTAGACAAGAAAGAGACATCTCGACTGGTCAGGGAGCTGAACAGCGTTTACCCGCTGAGTGGCCTTCAGCACATTAAGAGGGTGCGGGTGTGCCAGAAGGAAGGCAGCCCACACCCTCTGGAGGTTCTTGTGTGTCGCGTTAGTGACGCACCAGACATGAAGGTGATCAGCATCGACTCCCTGCTGCCCTCAGATGGAGTGAGGTGCAATGGGTTGGGTGAACCTTTTGTGGTTAAGGTCCCTGCACGTCCCCCCTTGACACGACCTCAGTTTGAGCTGGCAAGCAAACACTGGCCCACCTCCTTTCACGAGGACAAGCAGGTGACAGTGGCTCTCAGAGGAGAGCTCTTCAGTCCACCTCAAAAAGCTGCGATGCACGCATACATGATGTCTGCTGTAGCTGCCGCCAGGGCTGCAAAGAAGATGGGGATGGAGCCAGTCGGGGCTGTAGTGGTCGACCCATCCACGGAGAGGATCATCGCAGTGGGCCACGACTGCCGGGCTGACCATCCCCTGCATCATGCAGTCATGGTCTGCATCGACCTGGTAGCTCGGAGCCAGGGTGGAGGATGTTACAGTTTTGATAGATACCCAGCTTGCCTCACGTCGCTAACCTCTGATGCCTTTCACAATGAGCCTGATACAGATGCAAGCTCTCAGCCGTATATATGCACGGGGTATGATCTTTATGTGACCCGAGAACCCTGTGTAATGTGTGCCATGGCGCTGGTCCACTCACGGATTGGCCGCGTGTTCTATGGTAACACTGCTGCTGACGGGGCTTTGGGAACCAAGTTCAGAGTCCACTCGCAGAAAGATTTGAACCATCACTTTGAAGTTTACAGAGGAATCCTGAGCAAGCAGTGTGAGGACCTTAATGTGCCAACAGCAACATGA
- the ormdl1 gene encoding ORM1-like protein 1, translated as MNVGVAHSEVNPNTRVMNSRGIWLTYALGVGILHIVLLSIPFFSVPVVWTLTNVIHNFGMYVFMHAVKGTPFETPDQGKARLLTHWEQLDYGVQFTSSRKFFTISPIILYFLTSFYTKYDPTHFIINTASLLSVLIPKLPQLHGVRILGINKY; from the exons ATGAATGTGGGTGTGGCACACAGTGAGGTGAACCCGAACACTCGGGTAATGAACAGTCGCGGGATCTGGCTGACCTATGCACTCGGCGTTGGAATACTTCACATTGTGCTCTTGAGCATTCCCTTCTTCAGTGTGCCAGTGGTGTGGACCCTCACTAATGTCATACACAACTTT GGAATGTACGTCTTTATGCATGCAGTGAAAGGCACACCATTTGAGACCCCTGACCAGGGAAAAGCCAGACTTCTCACACACTGGGAACAGCTTGACTACGGCGTGCAGTTCACTTCATCTAGAAAGTTCTTCACCATCTCCCCAATCATTCT ATACTTCCTGACGAGTTTCTACACAAAGTACGACCCAACGCACTTCATCATAAACACCGCTTCACTTTTGAGCGTTCTAATCCCAAAACTGCCACAGCTACACGGCGTGAGAATTTTGGGCATCAACAAGTATtaa